The Argentina anserina chromosome 3, drPotAnse1.1, whole genome shotgun sequence genome includes a region encoding these proteins:
- the LOC126787826 gene encoding CBL-interacting serine/threonine-protein kinase 3, translating to MNQPKIKRRVGKYEVGRTIGEGTFAKVKFARNSETGEPVALKILDKEKVLKHKMAEQIKREIATMKLIKHPNVVQLYEVMGSKTKIFIVMEFVTGGELFDKIVNNGRMREDEARRYFQQLINAVDYCHSRGVYHRDLKPENLLLDAYGNLKVSDFGLSALSQQVRDDGLLHTTCGTPNYVAPEVLNDRGYDGATADLWSCGVILFVLLAGYLPFDDSNLINLYKKISAGEFTCPPWLSFGAMKLIARILDPNPMTRITILEILEDEWFKKDYKSLMFEEKEDTNLDDVEAVFKDSEEHHVTEKKEEQPTAMNAFELISMSKGLNLGNLFDVEQGFKRETRFTSRCPANEIIHKIEEAAKPLGFDVQKKNYKLRLENMKAGRKGNLNVATEVFQVAPSLHMVEVRKAKGDTLEFHKFYKNLSTCLEDVVWKTEEDMQEMK from the exons ATGAATCAACCCAAAATCAAGCGTAGAGTGGGTAAATATGAGGTGGGAAGGACAATTGGTGAGGGAACGTTTGCCAAAGTCAAGTTTGCTAGAAATTCTGAGACTGGGGAACCCGTCGCTCTTAAGATTCTTGACAAAGAGAAGGTTCTCAAACACAAGATGGCTGAACAG ATTAAACGGGAAATCGCAACAATGAAGCTGATTAAGCATCCAAATGTTGTTCAGTTGTAtgag GTCATGGGAAGCAAGACAAAGATTTTTATAGTTATGGAGTTTGTTACTGGGGGAGAGCTCTTTGACAAAATT GTAAACAATGGTCGGATGAGAGAGGATGAAGCACGTAGATATTTCCAACAGCTTATTAATGCAGTTGATTACTGCCATAGCAGAGGTGTCTATCATAGAGACCTGAAG CCAGAAAATTTGCTATTGGATGCCTATGGGAACCTTaaagtttctgattttggattAAGTGCACTATCTCAACAAGTCAGG GATGATGGCTTACTTCACACTACCTGTGGAACTCCAAATTACGTTGCTCCTGAG GTCCTTAATGATAGAGGCTATGATGGAGCAACTGCAGACTTGTGGTCATGTGGAGTGATACTGTTTGTACTGCTTGCAGGTTACTTGCCATTTGATGATTCTAATCTTATTAACCTCTATAAAAAA ATCTCAGCAGGTGAATTCACTTGTCCCCCATGGCTGTCATTTGGTGCCATGAAACTAATAGCTCGAATTCTGGATCCCAACCCGATGACA CGTATCACTATTCTTGAAATTCTGGAAGATGAATGGTtcaagaaagattacaagtcaCTTATGTTTGAGGAAAAAGAAGACACAAACTTGGATGATGTAGAAGCTGTTTTCAAGGATTCAGAA GAGCACCATGTAAcagaaaagaaggaagaacAACCAACAGCTATGAatgcttttgaattaatttcaatgTCAAAGGGGCTGAACCTTGGGAATTTGTTTGATGTAGAACAG GGTTTTAAGAGAGAAACAAGATTCACATCCAGATGCCCTGCTAACGAGATAATTCATAAAATTGAGGAAGCTGCAAAGCCCCTTGGTTTCGATGTAcagaagaaaaattacaag TTGAGGCTAGAAAACATGAAAGCTGGGAGAAAGGGAAACCTTAATGTTGCCACTGAG GTATTTCAAGTTGCACCTTCTCTTCATATGGTTGAGGTGAGAAAAGCTAAAGGGGACACATTGGAGTTCCACAAG TTTTATAAAAACCTCTCAACCTGCTTGGAGGATGTTGTTTGGAAGACCGAGGAGGACATGcaagaaatgaaataa